CACGATTTAACCCGACACGCATTCCCGCTTCATCACCTTGAGGATATGCGTGTTATCGAATTAAAAAACCCGAACATTCCAGCAACAACCAATTATAAAAACCGGCGCTATTGGTTTCAGCCCGATGATTTTAATCACCGCCATCACTGAGTAACAGTCTGCAAACTCAGCAAACAAAAATGCTTGTTGCCGCGCTGCAAAATCCAGTAGCGATCAAACAGCGCAAAGTGTTCAAGTAAATATCCATCCGCGATTTGTTCGCCATTAATGCGTATGGCATTGGCTTGCAATAATGCACGCGCTTTGCTTTTGGATGGTGCAAGCTGTGAAGTCACGAGTGCATCCACTATCGACATTTCTTTTTGCACCGTCACACAGGGCAAACCATCCAACGCTAATTGTTGTAATTCAGACAGGCTTAATGCGGTTATACCGCCAGAAAATAAAGCATGGGTAATACGCTGTGCCGACGCCAAACCTTCGCTGCCATGAACAAAACGAGTGACATGCCCTGCCAATATACCTTGCGCCGATGGTTTACCAGGTGCTGTGCGATCCTGTTCGGCGATCTGCGCTATTTGGTCACAGGATAAAAAGGTGTAGTAGGCCAGCAGGCGGTATACATCCTTGTCATCTGTGTTTAGCCAAAACTGGTAGAAGCGGTAAGGCGAGGTTTTGCTGGCATCCAACCAAATAGTACCGCTTTCGGTTTTGCCAAATTTAGTACCGTCGGCTTTGGTGATCAATGGCAAGGTGAGGCCATCCACTTTTGCACCGTTTAGCCGCCGTGTTAAATCAATACCGCTCACAATATTGCCCCATTGATCGTTGCCGCCAATTTGCAGTGTGCAGCCGTGAGTTTTGTTAAGCATGGCAAAATCATAAGCCTGTAACAGTGAGTAGCTGAATTCCGTAAAAGAAATACCCTGCTCAGGGCGCTCCAATCGCTGCCGTACCGATTCCTTGCGGATCATTGCATTGATGGAAAAATGTTTGCCAACATCGCGCAAGAAATCAAGCAAAGGCAGTTGTTGTAGCCAATCGCCATTATTGGCCACCCATAATGGCTGATTCAGGTGGGGCGACATTAAAGCGGTAATTTGCTCGCTGAGTTGACTGGCCCACTGCGCAACCTGCCCTGTCGTATTTAAACGGCGTTCGGCGGCTTTAAAGCTGGGATCGCCAATCATGCCAGTGGCGCCGCCAATTAATGCAATCGCTTTATGCCCCGCATCGCTAAAGCGCTTGAGCATTAACAGCGGCACCAAATGACCAATATGCAAACTACCCGCGGTAGGATCAAAACCACAGTACACCGTTTGTGGCACAGCTAAACATTCGCGCAATTGCGCCGGATTGGACGTTTGTGCAATTAAACCGCGCTGCTGCAGCTCATCAAAAAAATCGTTGGTCATCTTTTAGCTCCACCCATTGAATGTCTAACTAGACTAATGGGCGGTGCGAGCAGCGTGTATATCCCTATAGGGATAGTGGCAGAAAATATGAGGGGCGGATTAACTCGATAACAAATGCGTCAGGAACAATTGAAACAATTCACTGAGCGAGGCGATGCGCAATTTGGCGTAGATTTTTTTGCGATGGTTTTTCACTGTACCCACCGATATGGCCGACATCTCCGCAATTTCTTGTGAGTCAAAACCTTGAATCAATAACAAGGTAATTTCCTGCTCGCGCTTGCTGAGTACAGGCTCACCAAAGGATGCCAAGGCGCGTGCGAGAAACTGCTGCAATTCAGTTTTATTGGCAGCGCCGGCCGATAGGCTAAAACTGTGTGCGCCCCAGTGCTGTTGTAACAATGCATCCAGCAAGGGTTGCAAACGCAGTAATTCCTGATAAGCCTTGTGATGACGCGCTGGGTTTTCGTCGCCATAGCCGACGAACAACAGCAACCAACGGTGACTATCCAACCGGGTAAACAAACAGAGTTCGTCATACATCGCAGTTTTGCAGGTGAAGTGGTCGCGGTAATCGCGCAATGCATGGGGCTCGCGGATCACATCCGCCAAGCGCAACACTCCTGCCTGGGCGTGTTGTTGTGCGGCGCGATAAAACGGATCCTCAAGGTAAGAGCCGGTTAAGTAGCGCTGAAATAAAAAATCGCGATTATTGGAAATCGAATCGTAAAGATAAATAGGATGCTTGTCGGTACGACAGCCGAGCATTAATACATGATCGCACTCAAGGCGTGACTGTAAGTAGGCCGCCAACATCGAACCAAAGCCGGGGGATTTAATACTGGCCACCACATCGGCCAGCTGTTGAATATCACTCATGATGCGCTGTCTTTCAGACTATTGACTGTGAATTGTTGCGAGATTGAAAAAAGCCCTAAGTAACGAGGGCTTTTACAGCGGTTATTTACGGGCGATCCAATACCAGAATTTTTCGCGTTTCAGGCGCGAGCAATTCGCCACTGCCGGATATGCCCTGTGTTTTTTGCAAGCTGCGCGTGACCGCGGATGCACAACTGCCGGTATCGCGATACCGGAGTGCGGTTGCCAATAAGGCCTCACTGCGATCACCCAGTGCATGCTCCAAATCATCGGTCACACGACAACCTTTTACCAGTGTTTCACCGTTGTCACTGGTCGATGGAATAAAACCATCGCTGTATTCACCAAAGCCTTTGGCATTAGCGCCTTTTAATTGGATGGTGTAGTAGGTTGTGCCGCAATTATCTTCCGGATAAAAACCATAGGGTTTGCCACAAGTGGTTGCG
The nucleotide sequence above comes from Cellvibrio sp. PSBB023. Encoded proteins:
- the tyrS gene encoding tyrosine--tRNA ligase, translated to MTNDFFDELQQRGLIAQTSNPAQLRECLAVPQTVYCGFDPTAGSLHIGHLVPLLMLKRFSDAGHKAIALIGGATGMIGDPSFKAAERRLNTTGQVAQWASQLSEQITALMSPHLNQPLWVANNGDWLQQLPLLDFLRDVGKHFSINAMIRKESVRQRLERPEQGISFTEFSYSLLQAYDFAMLNKTHGCTLQIGGNDQWGNIVSGIDLTRRLNGAKVDGLTLPLITKADGTKFGKTESGTIWLDASKTSPYRFYQFWLNTDDKDVYRLLAYYTFLSCDQIAQIAEQDRTAPGKPSAQGILAGHVTRFVHGSEGLASAQRITHALFSGGITALSLSELQQLALDGLPCVTVQKEMSIVDALVTSQLAPSKSKARALLQANAIRINGEQIADGYLLEHFALFDRYWILQRGNKHFCLLSLQTVTQ
- a CDS encoding LuxR C-terminal-related transcriptional regulator, which translates into the protein MSDIQQLADVVASIKSPGFGSMLAAYLQSRLECDHVLMLGCRTDKHPIYLYDSISNNRDFLFQRYLTGSYLEDPFYRAAQQHAQAGVLRLADVIREPHALRDYRDHFTCKTAMYDELCLFTRLDSHRWLLLFVGYGDENPARHHKAYQELLRLQPLLDALLQQHWGAHSFSLSAGAANKTELQQFLARALASFGEPVLSKREQEITLLLIQGFDSQEIAEMSAISVGTVKNHRKKIYAKLRIASLSELFQLFLTHLLSS